One window of Papaver somniferum cultivar HN1 chromosome 9, ASM357369v1, whole genome shotgun sequence genomic DNA carries:
- the LOC113313427 gene encoding calcium-transporting ATPase 1, endoplasmic reticulum-type-like, producing the protein MDLLKTNRPFGNILYMEADTERVHTFKVDVTTYSPLDGKTHDWPAGRLDSNLQTIAKIAAVCNGASVTQSGSQYIANGMPTEAALKVLVEKMGLPEGLDRSSSASDVLSCCKRWGVVERRIATLEFDRDRKSVGVIVKSSSGKNTLLVKGAVENLL; encoded by the exons ATGGATTTACTCAAAACCAATCGACCCTTTGGAAATATCCTATACATGGAAGCTGATACTGAAAGGGTTCACACTTTCAAAGTCGATGTGACCACATATAGTCCCTTGGACGGGAAAACTCATGATTGGCCAGCTGGTCGTTTGGATTCAAATTTGCAAACAATTGCTAAAATAGCTGCTGTCTGCAATGGTGCATCTGTGACACAATCAGGGTCACAGTACATTGCCAATGGAATGCCTACTGAGGCAGCACTcaag GTTCTAGTTGAGAAAATGGGGCTTCCTGAAGGGCTTGATCGCTCGTCATCAGCTTCTGATGTTTTGTCAT GTTGCAAGCGTTGGGGAGTTGTTGAACGTCGGATTGCAACCCTTGAGTTTGATCGCGATAGGAAGTCTGTGGGAGTTATCGTGAAGTCATCATCTGGGAAAAATACACTACTGGTTAAG GGTGCGGTAGAGAATCTACTGTAG